Within Montipora foliosa isolate CH-2021 chromosome 3, ASM3666993v2, whole genome shotgun sequence, the genomic segment GTCCTTCTCAGACGGTCCAGCTTGGCTGAATTTCAAATACAGAGCTTTCTTATTTAAGGATCAAGTAGTGCTTAAAAAGGGAATGAAGTGGCATCCAATATTAGGACATTGTTGCTAGGAAATACAAGGAATGGTGGTTTGTTGCGTTCCTAGTGATACTGTTTTTCATATCAATGATTCCAACCACAatggggaagatatctgtttacaaacattgcttttgttattcaaatgtgccatctacagaaacaaaagaccctttgtttcgacagccaatgaggctctggttggcacattaatgacaataggtgacgtcaaagATATCTTCGCTATAGTCTTGAAAATGACGAGGACCAGGTAAGTCTTATAGCTGGAGAAGGACGAACCAGTCATAAAAAGAACCATGTTTCAAGTTCTTTCTGGAATACTGCTAACTTACTTGTTGCACCAGTACCTATCTTTTATAAGGATATGAGAATACATTCCGGAATAAAGAAATTGTAGATGGTTTGAACGCAGGAGTCATATCAATGGGTCGTCCGTGTGAGTCAAGTGTAGTCCCGAGATGGACTGATCAAGATGACATTGATTGACATTTCAAAACCTGGGCCGAAGTCATCATCAGAGagaagtgatttgtgtaacgtcagtagatggtATAAAATATCCTGGTCGTAGATGTGATTTGTAAAAGAAGTCGTGATGTTATGGGTCGACTGTGAGTTAGGCCGAGACATCACTAGCTGTAAAGACAGTAAACCAGGAGCGTATCGATCCATCTAGGTCAATACACGTACAGACATTAGACCTAGACTGatcaaaatgcaccaatcaTTGTTTACAGCCTTCAGTCTACACTCCCCGGAATGCTACTGTTACAGTTTGATTTAACTCACTCCCTCTACCACCTGGCTCCTAACCTTACCAACTGAAAAACAAATAAGGAAAGTCACTTCATTTTCCAATTGGTTATTTAATACTGACAAGAAAATGTAAAACACATTCCAAAAGTATGTATCTAATAAATAATCaatattattactactactGTTGTATtgaactaaataaataaatcacatTCAATTTGCACACGTGTGACCATCGCTGATATTATCTTCCTATGTCTTCTATTGTTTGCCCTTGTATCATGATTCAGAGAGAGATGGAAATTATGACAAGTGGTCCACATTCAATCTGTAAACAATTCATACTGTGGATGAATGCAATTTTATCACAGCTGTTCATACGTAAATGTagtaataatatacatgaaaaaattactcgattagCTGAGAGCAGTGccgttcaagtgtaacacagtgcaaaaattGTACCCCTTGCAAAGAGTGTAATatcagtgcaaattacacatcaaaattctggattatgattggctaataaacaatagggtttggtcagaaccaatcaaatcttttgttttcaaatcaagtcCACACCCTGGATGGCACAATTTATGGTGCAagttttccctgattgcgtgatacgtgTGCATTTCCTCAGCTTAACCATCTCGATTTccttcatgtatattattaataagtaatcacataatttttctcgtgcaatttggaataaataagaacTTGTAAATTTTCGTCTCATTCTCATCACCGAGCCTCGGAttgacccaaggctctgggaaactcaaTGTTGGGGAACAtgtgccgtagggttcttatagtcAAAAATTGGCTATTCGAACCTTACggtgcctgctcactcctcgtgctaacatgaatgcaccaactagagacgcttttgattgttcttcacagaaaccaatgagaagacattttgtttcagggtttcccagagctattttctccctcagtcaaaagaagagctctggggtcgagattgtggttgtctttgaaaaatttactcatGCTCATGTATTGCAAActgcactcaaaatcatgtgattacctctACTAAAAACTATCTAATGAGTCAAATATTGAATCACTCATTTCTTAGaaccaaacaaaaattaatattaataaatatGAACGCCTTCACAGGTACTGTGCCATTTGCCAACTTGGCTGCTTTGAGCATCCAATCTCTGGAAAATGCATATTTCGAGGGTTACACGTGATAAATAGAACAAGCAAATttcttcaataaaatttgactCTTTAGATGGCTTTCTTACTGATAGTGTAATATTTAAGATATtgtaaattgaaatttcgaGAGGTCATGCCTCAACAATAAATAAATTCTATCTGAATACTCAAAGAAAACATGGCAAACTACTATTTACATCAATCATACATGTGTAACTGCAATGCACTAACATTAACATACATGCAGGACTGTAAACCTTTTTTTCTGACAACAATGTTGAAAAGTCGACATCTTGACAAACAGACATCGAGAGAAATGTGCAAATCAAAAATGTTTTGATAAAAAGGGTCAAATGCTTTTGCCATCTTTTTTAAAGGCatttaaaatatcaaaacattCACTACTGTTCTGTCAGCATCACAAATTGAAGAACTGGAAGTTTTGCAAAGATTATTATTGTTTCAATATTAATTTTCCCTTTACACTATCAATGATCCTTGCTATTAGCTTTGACTCCCTTTAATgccaaataataaataattattactctATTAAAATAAGAAAAGTTATTTATATGACTGTAAATtgatctaaaataaaataagaatgCAAGAATCTTTATAATTTTCTTTACAGTTGTTTTGGTATTTAAGAAATATTACCTTGATTACATACAAAACGTTTAGTTACGACATCCCTCTAAAAATTAGCCTTTCAAAAGTTTCCACAAAAAGCCAATATGGCTAAATATGAAATGCTTTATATGTGTGATACCTATATTGATATGACAGTTTAACATCAAGAAGCACAAACATCACTAAAACACTGCTGATTATGTGAATGCAAATTTCAAGTGAATTGAATCACTTACGGTAAGTGGCCAGGGATGACACCAACAGGCTAATGTTTGAAGTAATATTTGACAAGTCTCTGACTTGGTTTCATTAGTAATTTCCTCATATGCCTCACTCCTGATATGCCTATCTGGCTAAAAGATAAATGTATCCAATGTAAATTATGCGGACTAGTTGCATAAATAGCTTGTTGTCAGCATCCTTGTTGGTACAAAAGGTATTTTTTCATTGGAACCGGAATGGGCAACTTGTCTACATTGCCTTTTGTTAGGTGGTCTTTCCCAACAGATTTGCGTATGGTACGGCGACAAAGATCCATTAATGGCTGCGGTTCAGCTGtggataaagaaaaaaaaaacaaagggatTAGGTAATAATACAGCCTGATCAGAGGGTGGGAGCAAAAGGGGGAGAAGTGGAGTATCTCCCAACAAATAAGACCAGAAACAATAGAGCAGAATCGCTAAGAAGAGATTACTACTACAATATTACATTACAATTTTGCCTAAGACCCCGAATCTGGAATCCAGAATCCCGAAACGAAATCCGGAATCGGATATAAGAACTTCAACCTTAAACTAATTTGtgaaacgaaacgaaatacaaaaagaatcctaaacattcattaaagctaaaccttaggcctaattaggcctaaagaaaagttttgagGCCTAATGCCTAATGCTAGCATTGGTAAACATTTTGTTCAggcctgattaggcctaaggttagctttaatgaatgttaaTTAGGATTGTTTCTGTatcatttttgtttcgtttcatttcgcTAATTAGTGTAAGTCAAGTGAATTTGGTTCAAGTTCTTATTTCAGATGCCAGGTTTTAGGCAAAACCCTTACGCTACCAATGAAACTGCCCTTCACAATACAATGGAAAGCAAAATGCAGTGGTAAGAATTCTTGACACTCTAATAAAGACATACTTCTCATAAATTTAATTCCTTCGTTCCCAATAACATTGTGGGAAGGTACTAATGAGTTATAAGGttaatttacaataaaaataacttaagaacAGTTTAAAAAGGTTCAATGTCTGACATAaacttcattaaaaaaaaagcgtAGAGGGAGAAAACAAATGGCTACAATGTAACTAGAAAACTACAGCTGGAATTTACCTATTTTCCACTGATTCAGATTATCATAACAAGCATATTGTCCATATGATTTATACAATAGTCATTATTGTTATTTGGTTCTTTTTCATTGCTAGGAAGGCAGTTCAACAGCCTTGCTGCAAACCTCAAGCTTGTCACTTTAAAAGTGGAATCATTATTTTGAGAAGATCTATCGGTGATGTGTGGTTCCGGAAAATATCCAGACCCCCACTATGCAGGGAAAGGGAAATTCTGGAGGGGTGGGGGGCTCAAAGGCCTTGGAAATTCCACTTGGTGGGGGATTTGAAGCCTAAAATTCATAGCATGTACAATGCGCAATCGATTCTCATCATGAACTACTGTGATTTCATGGGCCAAGCTGCATCTCTCCTATCATGCTTCGACTTAAAACAACTTTCCTTTTTGTGAAAGTTCTTTGGAAACAAAATTTAGCTGCCATTGCTCATTACTAGTCTCCACAGATTACAAAAAAACAGGAGAGTTTACCTGGAGAGGATAccttttcactttttttcagATTACCTGTTCACTTTGCTTTTGTCAAGTACTGTAGCTTACCAAGAGACTAGAACAtggcaaaaaaaattgcataaaacTAGATACTTGTTAATCTCTAAAATTATCTTGTTTTTCTTGGGGATGTACATAACCATTAATACATCTAATTAAATTCCTTTATACAGTAAGTTTGTTGCCGATGATGTTCATTTCAAATTCTTAACACATTTTGTGAACTTGAAAACTCAATGTGACTGAGAACTCCCTACAAATTCTAGCACTATTGTTTAGAGAGGATTCTGGGGGTGCAAGaaattatttttggaaattCGTAAGGGGTGAGGAGGTTAACATTACCTTGTGGAAATGGAAAATCTGAAGGGGTGGGGGTCCCAATTGAAATTCCCTTCATGGTGGATATTTGGATATtatctggaaccacacaattaATTTTAACCACTAAACACAGGTTATGTTAGTTGCATAGAAACAAATGTCCTCACATAAAATAAATGTCCAGTGGGTTAACTTTCAGAGctattttgaattttattgtttgtttgaCTGATTTCAAAAATCACTGTGAAAGGGTCAAATGCATCAATATTGCAACTTATCCTACCTCCATTTTATTTTCAGTAAGAATTCTCAAATTGCGAGGTTTCATGAGTGTTTTCATTCCTGATTTCATTggaattaaactttattatttttagctCTATCTTTTCAACggatgaataaaaaaaaatttaagaaaataagagacgaaaagaaaaatgaagcgAAAGAAAAACTGTGGTCAAAATAAGTTTTAGGATCTTTCATATTTCAACAGTTTCATCATAATTACTTCAACGATGAAGACTTAACTTTTGTATTTTTCACATCAATCCACATTTTTTCTCCACAAAACCTGAGTGGCCCAGTAAAATAATCAACTGCTTTGATTAGTGCAGACCTCTTACTATTACAGACTGTTAATTTTTCGCGCAATTTAAAACAATCGCTGCGAGGAGCAAGTGGCCACGCGCACAAGTTACTGTGGTGCTATCTTCAGTTCTCTCCGAATGCAACAGGTGGTTGACACGCGCCGCCTTGACTTGTCCACGAAATAACTCTTTTGTGATtttattgtttctttgtttgcatTCAgcttttgggatcaaagttTCTCGAAAATGGTGCGCAATGAATGGCATCGATACGAAACAAAGGGCGGGTAAAGTCTTCCCGTGAACCAAAGTAACATAACTTCTGGTAATTTGTCAAAATTTTGTGGAACGTGCCAAAAGCCCtcggaaatgaaagaaaaatgataaataatttattttcattcaGCAATTGAATCAATTGTGAAAATCTAAAGCGACGAAAAGTTTATACTTAGGCAAAGCTTTTTGAAAACGAAAAGTCCGATGAAAAATACGAGAAGATCGATTATTGTTTGTTGAAAGAGGAAGCCTGAACGAAGGTATACTTGACAATAATTCATCACTGTTCATATTAAACCCAAACAAACGTTCTATCTTTACGAAAGAAGATCTGGTAAAATTCGCGATATCACTTATGGAACTTGACATTTTCATCGCAGAAAATTGGTAGGATTTTCGTAAAAAGGAATGTGGTCATGGAAGCAAAACAGGAAAGACATTTCTTTCAAAGGGCCGGGAAAGAGATGAGATCATTTTTCAACTGTGACGTAGAGGAAGTGAAAATTGcaaggaaataaaatatttcagtcCTCAAAAGGTGAGACATATGGCTGAAGTTTGCAAACGTATTCTAAGCGATccataaaaaaacattttaaagcaaatggCCTGTTTCAATGGATTCAGCGCGAGTGGCACACAACACAACAAAAGATCTGCGTTCACGCACGAAACAAAGGCGATCTGGCCAGTCACACAAATGAGAAAGCAAAAAATTCACTACTTACGATCAAGTCCACCGATATACTTCATGGTGATTTCACAATGACCCCACACAGCCGATACTATTGGAAACACAGTCTTTCCTTTGATCCCGCGAAAAGCAACCCCTAAGTATCGTCCATCATTCGTTTCAAAAGCCATAGTGCCTTCATCCATGTCCAATATTACACGAAACTTGTCAGGTACCACAAAACTATGATCGTTGTCTGATAATACCGGGTATTTCACAGAAGAAACGTTCTTTTCATTGTGGTAAAGCTTGTTTCTTACAATGTCCCATCCCCAGCTTTCTTCGTTACTCCCGACAAGCGAGTGGTACCCCGTACAATGAAGAACTGCCTTTGATGTGGCAACCCCTACCACGGCGTGTGTCCCACGCTGTCGTGTCGACCATTGAATCTCCCAGACGTGAAATCCGCGACTATATCCTTTCTTCCCTCGAATACAGTCCGTACTTTGAGCTACGGGATGTCGGTGGAATGTATGTGGATCGTCGTCTTTGACGAAAATGTTTACTGATCTATCGTTCGGGTTCCAAGCATGTTCTAACAAAGCCTCTTCCGGTAGAGAAGGCCGATCAAGTAAAATGTCTAATTTCTCCGGTCTCGCTAAATCTCTTGCTCGATCCTCTTCAGACGAGATATTAAGGGATTTGTAAACTCCTTGTCTATTGTCATTGTGATCGTTTCTTTTCACGGCCGAAATTCTTGATCCCATATCTGGTAAGGGATAGTAAAAAGACGTGAATCTGTTAGGTAAAGAATCCAACTTGAACGGTAGCTTCACTTTTCTAAACTGCCCACGTTTTTCTCTAGAAACGGTTATCGTTCTCGAATCTCTATAATCATTCAAACTTTCAGCGAGCGAGTTCCTTACCACCTCTTCGCTCGAAAGAAGTAGTTATCGCGATGTAACTTGTTTCAAAAGGACGATCGATTGAATCAAAACACTCGTAAAGAAGACGTGCGGGTTTGCCCAAAAGTTCACGTATTCAATTTTTCTGTGATTATACTTGGCTCTCTTTATCAACAGGACTTCACAGGCTATAGAAGTCTTCTAGTTGATAGTTTCAACTTACCAAATTTCTTTGGTACAGCAAGGAGATTCTGCCTTCCGAGTCCTTT encodes:
- the LOC137997351 gene encoding protein gustavus-like, whose protein sequence is MGSRISAVKRNDHNDNRQGVYKSLNISSEEDRARDLARPEKLDILLDRPSLPEEALLEHAWNPNDRSVNIFVKDDDPHTFHRHPVAQSTDCIRGKKGYSRGFHVWEIQWSTRQRGTHAVVGVATSKAVLHCTGYHSLVGSNEESWGWDIVRNKLYHNEKNVSSVKYPVLSDNDHSFVVPDKFRVILDMDEGTMAFETNDGRYLGVAFRGIKGKTVFPIVSAVWGHCEITMKYIGGLDPEPQPLMDLCRRTIRKSVGKDHLTKGNVDKLPIPVPMKKYLLYQQGC